The following coding sequences are from one Paracoccus alcaliphilus window:
- the hrpB gene encoding ATP-dependent helicase HrpB has protein sequence MTSALPIDEALPDLCDALARHGRAVLVAPPGAGKTTRVPLALMAQIPGRIIMLEPRRLAARAAAERLAAGLGEAVGARVGYRIRGESVPGSRIEVVTEGILTRMIQSDPSLEGIGCVIFDEFHERSLNADLGLALVWEARGALREDLALLVMSATLDAQPVAALMDDAPIIRSDGQSFPVETRWLDRPLPAGHRFLSEAARLIAEAEAGTRATGGTVLAFLPGESEIRRVMAMLSDIGCELLPLYGALDLRAQRAALSAPGGQRRIVLATSIAETSLTIPEVRVVVDTGRARRARFDPGSGMSRLVTERVSRAEADQRRGRAGRVAPGICWRMWSRAEEGALPGFAPPEIAVADLCGLALELAVWGAGAADLAFLTPPPEAALSEARDLLRALEALDDAGRITAHGRALARLPLHPRLAHMLLRSGGAAADLAALLSDRDPLRGAPADIGLRLAAMRDPKRFAARSPYEVNPAGIHRLRDEAARLRRLLASRDGGGALPPPTPPGYLGTKDGAMLALAYPDRIGMRRKGGLPRFVLSGGKGAFFEPGDAMGQARLVVAADLDGDMREARIRLAAALDEEDLRALFAAQIREVDICEWSRREGRVLARRQERLGALVLSDRGWMDVPDEAVARAALEGLRIDGLTWSRAAARLRARIALVPALGAVDDDSLLAEGDWLLPWLGKARALADLRGLDLVPPLLARLGWQGQQVLDREVPAHFVTPLGRRVAIDYDHDLPSIECRLQELFGVTRHPVVGGRPLRISLLSPGGKPVQVTSNLPGFWANSYADVRKDMRGRYPRHPWPEDPTSADPTLRAKPRGS, from the coding sequence ATGACCAGCGCCCTGCCCATCGATGAAGCCCTGCCCGATCTGTGCGACGCATTGGCGCGTCATGGCCGGGCGGTTCTGGTCGCGCCTCCGGGGGCGGGCAAGACGACACGGGTGCCGCTGGCGCTGATGGCGCAGATACCGGGCCGGATCATCATGCTGGAGCCGCGGCGGCTGGCCGCGCGCGCCGCCGCCGAGCGGCTGGCGGCGGGGCTGGGCGAGGCCGTGGGGGCGCGCGTCGGCTATCGCATCCGGGGCGAATCGGTGCCGGGGTCGCGCATCGAGGTCGTGACCGAGGGCATCCTGACCCGGATGATCCAGTCCGATCCGTCGCTGGAGGGGATCGGCTGCGTGATTTTCGACGAATTCCACGAACGCAGCCTGAATGCCGATCTGGGCCTTGCGCTGGTCTGGGAGGCGCGGGGCGCGCTGCGCGAGGATCTGGCGCTGCTGGTGATGTCGGCCACCTTGGATGCCCAGCCGGTCGCGGCGCTGATGGATGACGCGCCCATCATCCGTTCGGACGGGCAGAGCTTTCCGGTCGAGACGCGCTGGCTGGACCGGCCCTTGCCTGCGGGCCATCGGTTCCTGTCCGAGGCCGCGCGGCTGATCGCCGAGGCCGAGGCCGGGACGCGAGCGACGGGCGGCACGGTTCTGGCCTTCCTGCCCGGCGAGAGCGAGATCCGCCGCGTCATGGCCATGCTGTCTGATATCGGGTGCGAGTTGCTGCCCCTCTATGGCGCGCTGGATCTGCGGGCGCAGCGCGCGGCCCTGTCGGCGCCGGGTGGGCAGCGGCGGATCGTGCTGGCGACCTCGATTGCCGAGACCTCGCTGACCATTCCCGAGGTGCGGGTGGTGGTCGATACCGGCCGCGCGCGGCGGGCGCGCTTCGATCCGGGCAGCGGCATGTCGCGGCTGGTGACCGAGCGGGTCAGCCGGGCCGAGGCCGATCAGCGCCGGGGCCGGGCAGGACGGGTGGCGCCGGGGATCTGCTGGCGGATGTGGTCGCGGGCCGAGGAAGGCGCGCTGCCCGGTTTTGCCCCGCCCGAGATCGCGGTGGCCGATCTGTGCGGGCTGGCGCTGGAACTGGCGGTCTGGGGGGCCGGGGCGGCGGATCTGGCCTTTCTGACCCCGCCCCCCGAGGCGGCGCTGTCCGAGGCGCGGGACCTGCTGCGCGCGCTGGAAGCATTGGACGATGCGGGACGGATCACCGCGCATGGCCGGGCGCTGGCGCGGCTGCCGCTGCATCCGCGTCTGGCGCATATGTTGCTGAGATCGGGCGGGGCGGCGGCGGATCTGGCGGCGCTGCTGTCGGATCGCGATCCGCTGCGCGGGGCACCTGCCGATATCGGTTTGCGGCTGGCGGCGATGCGCGATCCGAAGCGGTTCGCGGCGCGCAGTCCGTATGAGGTCAATCCGGCAGGAATCCACCGGTTGCGGGACGAGGCGGCCCGGTTGCGCCGGTTGCTTGCGTCCCGCGACGGCGGGGGGGCGCTGCCCCCCCCGACCCCCCCGGGATATTTGGGCACCAAAGATGGGGCGATGCTGGCTTTGGCCTATCCCGACCGGATCGGGATGCGGCGCAAGGGAGGACTGCCGCGCTTTGTGCTGTCGGGTGGCAAGGGGGCGTTTTTCGAGCCGGGCGATGCGATGGGGCAGGCACGACTGGTCGTCGCGGCGGATCTGGATGGCGATATGCGCGAGGCGCGTATCCGGCTGGCGGCGGCTCTGGATGAGGAGGATTTGCGGGCGTTGTTTGCGGCGCAGATCCGCGAAGTGGATATTTGCGAATGGTCGCGTCGCGAGGGTCGCGTTCTGGCGCGGCGGCAGGAGCGGTTGGGGGCGCTGGTGCTGTCGGATCGCGGCTGGATGGATGTGCCCGACGAGGCGGTGGCGCGGGCGGCGCTGGAAGGGTTGCGGATCGACGGGCTGACATGGAGCCGGGCGGCCGCCCGGCTGCGGGCCCGGATCGCGCTGGTTCCCGCGCTGGGGGCGGTGGATGACGACAGTCTGCTGGCCGAGGGCGATTGGCTGCTGCCCTGGCTGGGCAAGGCTCGGGCGCTGGCCGATCTGCGCGGGCTGGATCTGGTGCCGCCGTTGCTGGCGCGGCTGGGCTGGCAGGGACAGCAGGTTCTGGATCGAGAGGTTCCGGCGCATTTCGTCACACCTTTGGGGCGCAGGGTGGCGATCGATTACGACCATGATCTGCCCTCGATCGAGTGCCGGTTGCAGGAGTTGTTCGGCGTGACGCGCCATCCGGTGGTGGGCGGCAGGCCGTTGCGGATCAGCCTGTTGTCTCCGGGGGGCAAGCCCGTGCAGGTGACCAGCAATCTGCCGGGGTTCTGGGCCAATTCCTATGCCGATGTCCGGAAGGACATGCGCGGGCGCTATCCCCGCCATCCGTGGCCCGAAGACCCGACCTCGGCCGATCCGACGCTGCGGGCCAAGCCGCGCGGCAGTTAG
- a CDS encoding DUF2794 domain-containing protein codes for MMNVTPSLHAAPDRVVFDRTELGMILSVYGRFVAAGEWRDYAMSFLRDAAIFSVFRRATEHPLYRIEKRPTLRGAQGAYAVIGMDGRVLKRGHDLKQVLRVLEKKLIRAID; via the coding sequence ATGATGAATGTCACCCCGTCGCTTCACGCCGCCCCTGATCGCGTGGTCTTCGACCGGACCGAACTGGGCATGATCCTCTCTGTCTATGGGCGTTTCGTCGCCGCGGGCGAATGGCGCGATTATGCGATGTCCTTCCTGCGCGACGCCGCCATCTTCAGCGTCTTCCGCCGCGCGACGGAACACCCGCTCTATCGCATCGAAAAGCGCCCCACCCTGCGCGGGGCACAGGGCGCCTATGCGGTGATCGGCATGGATGGACGAGTGCTGAAACGCGGCCACGACCTGAAGCAGGTGCTGCGGGTGCTGGAGAAAAAGCTGATCCGCGCCATCGACTAA
- a CDS encoding IS4 family transposase encodes MGQSWVETETAGCDLGDVRLNRRLEAMLEALGERPGKSLPTAFQDWSNTKAAYRFFANGNVSEDKILEGHFAASALRIRATDGPILILQDTTEFSFKRSAPEKVGFTTVSTGRKLKEGRYQKHAVCGLLMHASMAITPDGLPLGLTAAKFWSRSKFKGTAALKRKINPTRVPIEQKESMRWLDNLRLSTELTGVPERCVHIGDRESDIYELYCLSEELGTGFLVRSCVDRLAEDGGTTIAKVMAEVQSSGTHEVRFRDAQGKDHCAVLSVRHATMTVRPPIGKQRKYRHQNLQIIHAEELDPPEGRVPVFWKLITNLPVATHADAIHKLQWYALRWKIETFFRTLKTGCRIEELRLATADRLANCIALCCVVSWRVSWMTMLGREVPKASPAAVFTDAERQLLERTAPESKQKLPRDLDFYVRLVARLGGYLDRTSDAPPGTTVIWRGLSRLADLVEGARIAETPSSETYG; translated from the coding sequence ATGGGACAGAGTTGGGTGGAAACGGAAACGGCCGGATGCGATCTGGGAGATGTCAGGCTGAACAGGCGGCTTGAGGCAATGCTCGAGGCCCTCGGGGAACGGCCGGGAAAATCGCTGCCGACGGCATTCCAGGACTGGTCGAATACCAAGGCCGCCTACCGCTTCTTTGCTAACGGCAATGTCAGCGAGGACAAGATCCTCGAGGGCCATTTCGCTGCCTCTGCCCTGCGCATCCGGGCAACCGATGGTCCCATCCTGATCCTGCAGGACACCACGGAATTCTCCTTCAAGCGTTCGGCTCCGGAGAAGGTGGGGTTCACGACGGTGTCGACTGGACGCAAACTGAAGGAAGGTCGCTATCAGAAACATGCGGTCTGCGGGCTTTTGATGCATGCCAGCATGGCCATCACGCCGGATGGGCTGCCGCTCGGCCTGACGGCGGCCAAGTTCTGGTCGCGCAGCAAGTTCAAGGGAACCGCCGCTCTTAAACGGAAGATCAATCCGACCCGGGTGCCGATCGAACAGAAGGAAAGCATGCGCTGGCTCGACAATCTGCGCCTGTCCACCGAACTGACAGGGGTGCCAGAGCGCTGCGTGCATATCGGTGATCGGGAAAGCGACATATACGAACTCTACTGCCTGTCCGAAGAACTCGGGACCGGGTTCCTCGTCCGCAGCTGCGTCGACCGTCTGGCGGAGGATGGCGGCACGACCATTGCCAAGGTGATGGCAGAGGTGCAGTCCAGCGGCACCCACGAGGTCCGGTTCCGCGATGCGCAGGGCAAGGATCATTGCGCCGTGCTCTCGGTCCGGCACGCTACAATGACGGTCCGCCCGCCGATCGGAAAGCAGCGGAAATACCGGCATCAGAATCTTCAGATCATCCATGCCGAGGAGCTTGACCCGCCGGAAGGCCGGGTGCCCGTCTTCTGGAAGCTGATCACGAACTTGCCGGTGGCGACCCACGCGGACGCAATCCACAAGCTCCAATGGTATGCGCTGCGCTGGAAGATCGAGACATTCTTCCGGACCCTGAAGACCGGGTGCCGGATCGAAGAGCTGCGCCTGGCCACGGCTGATCGACTGGCAAACTGTATCGCGTTGTGCTGCGTCGTGTCCTGGCGCGTGTCATGGATGACGATGCTCGGCCGAGAGGTGCCGAAAGCATCGCCTGCTGCCGTCTTCACCGACGCCGAACGCCAACTGCTCGAGCGCACAGCGCCCGAGAGCAAGCAAAAGCTTCCGCGTGACCTCGATTTCTATGTCAGACTCGTCGCGCGGCTCGGCGGCTATCTCGATCGGACCTCCGATGCGCCACCAGGAACCACCGTCATATGGCGCGGCCTCTCCCGCCTCGCCGATCTTGTCGAAGGCGCTCGCATCGCCGAAACACCATCATCCGAGACATATGGGTAA
- a CDS encoding I78 family peptidase inhibitor, whose translation MMIRQTVFALAAFAALAACEPIPAPVEQSPEPEDACGAAGYQGLIGQPISVLGGMTFPIGTRQIGPNDAVTADFRPDRLNIEHGSSGRIEKISCY comes from the coding sequence ATGATGATCAGACAAACCGTTTTCGCGCTGGCCGCTTTCGCCGCGCTGGCCGCCTGCGAACCCATCCCAGCCCCGGTCGAACAGTCCCCGGAACCCGAGGACGCTTGCGGCGCTGCGGGCTATCAGGGCCTGATCGGTCAGCCGATCTCGGTGCTGGGCGGGATGACCTTCCCCATCGGCACGCGGCAAATCGGCCCGAATGACGCGGTCACGGCAGATTTCCGGCCCGACCGGCTGAATATCGAACACGGCAGCAGCGGGCGGATCGAAAAGATCAGCTGCTATTGA
- a CDS encoding TetR/AcrR family transcriptional regulator → MDDISRAAGVSKATLYSYFPHKQLMFEEIMRNEIVEAERLETALPDPELSPEQGLSRLVAALSQDAVSDLQTGIYRMGIAEARRFPKLARGYFQRVPEQRVQLLTAALDRWVERGDLTLEDSALAAAQLWRLTGATLTERAAMLPHIPLTEAAIGEICESAVALFLRAYAPRNSGAAR, encoded by the coding sequence GTGGACGATATTTCCCGCGCGGCAGGCGTCTCCAAGGCCACACTTTACAGCTATTTCCCGCATAAACAGCTGATGTTCGAAGAGATCATGCGAAACGAGATCGTCGAGGCGGAACGGCTGGAAACCGCGCTGCCGGACCCCGAGCTGTCGCCGGAACAGGGGCTGTCACGACTGGTCGCCGCCCTGTCGCAGGACGCGGTCAGCGATTTGCAGACCGGCATCTATCGCATGGGCATCGCCGAGGCGCGCCGCTTTCCGAAACTGGCGCGCGGCTATTTCCAGCGGGTGCCCGAACAGCGGGTGCAATTGCTGACGGCGGCGCTGGATCGCTGGGTCGAACGCGGCGATCTGACACTCGAGGACAGCGCGCTGGCCGCGGCGCAACTGTGGCGCCTGACCGGCGCGACCCTGACCGAGCGCGCCGCGATGCTGCCCCATATCCCGCTGACCGAGGCCGCAATCGGCGAAATCTGCGAATCCGCGGTGGCGCTGTTCCTGCGCGCCTATGCCCCGCGCAACAGCGGTGCCGCCCGCTAG
- a CDS encoding Glu/Leu/Phe/Val family dehydrogenase: MAHKNASFRDSVDRMFTHAASLMELPPGLEEKIRVCNSTYTVRFGVRLRGQIHTFTGYRSVHSEHMEPVKGGIRYSLDVSQDEVEALAALMTYKCALVEVPFGGSKGGLCIDPRAWDADELERITRRFTYELSRRNLISPSQNVPAPDMGTGEREMAWMADAFKRLHPDDINAKACVTGKPRHAGGIDGRVEATGRGVQYAAREFFRHPDMMKRAGLEGTLAGKRVIVQGLGNVGYHAAQFLSSEDRALITCVIERDGAISNPQGLNIDALRGHIQATGGVRGFSGGDYREEGLLALEDDCDIVIPAAVEGVIRADNADRIKCRLIVEAANGPVTADADEILKRKGVVIIPDMYANAGGVTVSYFEWVKNLSQISLGRLERRHEEARARMIVEELERLSADTGLNWTLSKGFKEAFLTGADELELVRSGLDDTMREAFGKMTEVLQGNSRVDDLRTAAYVVAIRRISNVYGSLGL, from the coding sequence ATGGCGCATAAAAACGCATCATTCAGGGACTCGGTGGACCGCATGTTCACCCACGCCGCCTCACTCATGGAATTGCCTCCGGGGCTTGAGGAAAAGATTCGTGTCTGCAATTCGACCTATACAGTTCGCTTCGGTGTGCGTCTGCGTGGGCAAATCCATACCTTCACCGGATATCGCTCGGTCCATTCCGAACATATGGAGCCGGTGAAGGGCGGCATCCGCTATTCCCTGGATGTCAGCCAGGACGAGGTCGAGGCGCTGGCGGCGCTGATGACCTATAAATGCGCGCTGGTCGAGGTGCCGTTCGGCGGTTCGAAGGGCGGTCTTTGCATCGATCCGCGCGCATGGGACGCCGACGAGCTTGAGCGGATCACCCGGCGCTTTACCTACGAGCTGTCGCGGCGCAACCTGATTTCGCCCAGCCAGAACGTGCCGGCGCCCGACATGGGCACCGGAGAGCGCGAGATGGCGTGGATGGCCGATGCCTTCAAACGGCTGCATCCCGACGACATCAACGCCAAGGCCTGCGTCACCGGCAAGCCGCGCCATGCCGGCGGGATCGATGGCCGGGTCGAGGCGACGGGCCGGGGGGTGCAATATGCCGCGCGAGAATTCTTCCGTCACCCCGACATGATGAAGCGCGCCGGGCTGGAAGGCACGCTGGCGGGCAAGCGGGTGATCGTGCAGGGTCTGGGCAATGTGGGTTATCACGCCGCGCAGTTCCTGTCGTCCGAGGACCGCGCATTGATTACCTGCGTGATCGAGCGCGACGGGGCCATCAGCAATCCGCAGGGCCTGAACATCGACGCGCTGCGCGGCCATATTCAGGCAACCGGCGGTGTGCGCGGGTTCTCCGGCGGCGATTACCGCGAGGAAGGGCTGCTGGCGCTGGAGGACGACTGCGACATCGTGATTCCGGCGGCGGTCGAGGGGGTGATCCGCGCCGACAATGCCGACCGGATCAAATGCCGGCTGATCGTCGAGGCCGCCAATGGTCCGGTCACCGCCGATGCCGACGAGATCCTCAAGCGCAAGGGCGTGGTCATCATCCCCGACATGTATGCCAATGCGGGCGGGGTCACCGTCAGCTATTTCGAATGGGTCAAGAACCTGTCGCAGATCAGTCTTGGCCGACTGGAACGCCGTCATGAAGAGGCGCGGGCCAGAATGATCGTCGAAGAGCTGGAACGGCTGTCCGCCGATACCGGGCTGAACTGGACGCTGTCCAAGGGCTTCAAGGAGGCCTTCCTGACCGGCGCCGATGAACTGGAGCTGGTGCGCTCCGGTCTGGACGACACCATGCGCGAGGCCTTCGGCAAGATGACCGAGGTTTTGCAGGGCAACAGCCGTGTCGATGACCTGCGCACCGCGGCCTATGTGGTGGCGATCCGGCGGATTTCCAACGTCTATGGTTCGCTGGGATTGTAA
- a CDS encoding aquaporin, with protein MFNKALAEFFGTFILVFFGVGSAVLMGAHIGFHGIAIAFGLSIVAAAYGLGAISGAHLNPAVSLGFVASGRMTAADFVTYCIAQIAGGIAAAGVIYVIATGKADYAIASDGLGQNGFGAGYNGGYSMMAALVFEFVATFLFVTVILGATRADAPAGFAGLAIGLTLAGIHLVGIDVTGVSVNPARSIGPAVLAGGQAIADLWLFIAAPLAGGLVAGLFHAAGLTRNED; from the coding sequence ATGTTCAACAAGGCCCTGGCCGAATTCTTCGGCACCTTCATCCTGGTCTTTTTCGGCGTCGGCTCAGCGGTGCTGATGGGTGCCCATATCGGCTTTCACGGCATCGCCATCGCCTTCGGCCTCTCGATCGTCGCTGCAGCCTATGGGCTGGGCGCGATCTCGGGGGCGCATCTCAATCCGGCGGTGTCGCTTGGCTTCGTGGCCTCGGGACGGATGACGGCGGCGGATTTCGTCACCTATTGCATCGCCCAGATCGCCGGAGGCATCGCCGCAGCCGGCGTCATATATGTCATCGCCACCGGCAAGGCCGATTACGCCATCGCCAGCGACGGGCTGGGCCAGAACGGATTCGGCGCGGGCTATAACGGCGGCTATTCGATGATGGCGGCACTGGTCTTTGAATTCGTGGCCACATTCCTCTTCGTCACCGTCATTTTAGGCGCCACCCGCGCGGACGCGCCTGCGGGCTTTGCCGGGCTGGCCATCGGGCTGACGCTGGCGGGCATCCATCTGGTCGGCATCGACGTGACCGGGGTCTCGGTGAACCCCGCCCGCTCGATCGGGCCGGCGGTCCTTGCCGGCGGACAGGCCATCGCCGATCTGTGGCTGTTCATCGCCGCCCCTCTGGCCGGAGGGCTGGTCGCGGGGCTGTTCCATGCCGCGGGTCTGACCCGGAACGAGGATTGA
- a CDS encoding protein adenylyltransferase SelO produces MIHFDNSYARLPEGFFARVAPTPVAAPRLLALNEPLAGRLGLNRDWLLGPDGLAMLAGNGLPKGADPIAQAYAGHQFGGFVPQLGDGRAVLLGEVVASDGARFDIQLKGSGPTPFSRRGDGRAWMGPVLREYIVSEFMAAMGVPTTRALAAVATGETVWRENGLPGAVLTRVAASHIRVGTFQFFAVRGDEDSLRRLTDHVIARHYPQAEGPLSLLDHVVARQAETIAQWMALGFIHGVMNTDNMAVSGETIDYGPCAFMDGYHPDTVFSSIDHAGRYAWAQQPQMAVWNLAQLATCLIPLMGERDAAIEAATRSVHSFAPLYQAAWTRRFGEKLGLTDCDKTGLALIEELLSLMARQRADFTRVFAGLQDGRARDEFTDATEFAEWEARWRAHHPDAELMARANPQRIPRNHRIEEVIASAVADDMAPFERLFQAVIHPHELRKEWAELSLAPQQDQIVRQTFCGT; encoded by the coding sequence ATGATCCATTTCGACAACAGCTATGCCCGCCTGCCCGAAGGCTTCTTTGCCCGGGTCGCCCCCACGCCGGTCGCCGCGCCGCGGCTTCTGGCGCTGAACGAGCCGCTGGCCGGGCGACTGGGGCTGAACAGGGACTGGCTGCTTGGCCCGGACGGTCTGGCGATGCTGGCCGGAAACGGTCTGCCAAAGGGGGCCGATCCCATCGCGCAGGCCTATGCCGGGCACCAGTTCGGCGGCTTCGTGCCACAACTGGGCGACGGCCGCGCGGTGCTGCTGGGCGAGGTTGTGGCATCTGACGGGGCCCGTTTCGACATCCAGCTGAAGGGCAGCGGCCCGACGCCGTTTTCGCGGCGCGGCGACGGCCGGGCGTGGATGGGGCCGGTGCTGCGCGAATATATCGTCAGCGAATTCATGGCGGCGATGGGCGTGCCCACGACCCGCGCGCTGGCGGCCGTCGCCACGGGCGAGACCGTCTGGCGTGAAAACGGCCTGCCCGGCGCGGTGCTGACGCGGGTGGCGGCCAGCCACATCCGGGTCGGCACCTTCCAGTTCTTCGCCGTGCGCGGGGACGAGGATTCGCTGCGAAGGCTGACCGATCACGTCATCGCCCGCCACTATCCGCAGGCCGAGGGTCCGCTGTCGCTGCTGGATCACGTCGTCGCGCGGCAGGCCGAGACCATCGCGCAATGGATGGCGCTCGGCTTTATCCATGGGGTGATGAATACCGACAATATGGCGGTCTCGGGCGAGACCATCGATTACGGCCCCTGCGCCTTCATGGACGGCTATCACCCCGATACGGTGTTTTCCTCGATCGATCACGCGGGACGCTATGCCTGGGCGCAGCAACCGCAGATGGCGGTCTGGAATCTGGCACAGCTGGCCACCTGTCTGATCCCGCTGATGGGCGAGCGCGATGCCGCCATCGAGGCCGCGACCCGCTCGGTCCATTCTTTCGCACCGCTCTATCAGGCGGCATGGACGCGCCGCTTCGGCGAAAAGCTGGGGCTGACCGATTGTGACAAGACCGGGCTGGCGCTGATCGAGGAGCTGCTGTCGCTGATGGCCCGGCAACGGGCGGATTTCACCCGTGTCTTTGCCGGGTTGCAGGATGGCCGGGCACGGGACGAATTCACCGACGCCACAGAGTTCGCGGAATGGGAGGCGCGCTGGCGTGCCCACCATCCCGACGCAGAGCTGATGGCAAGGGCCAATCCACAGCGAATCCCCCGCAACCACCGGATCGAAGAGGTGATCGCCTCGGCCGTGGCGGATGACATGGCGCCGTTCGAGCGGCTGTTTCAGGCGGTGATCCATCCGCATGAACTGCGCAAGGAATGGGCAGAACTGTCGCTGGCGCCGCAGCAAGACCAGATCGTGCGTCAGACATTCTGCGGAACCTGA
- a CDS encoding endonuclease/exonuclease/phosphatase family protein — MLRLASYNLHKCRGLTGPHAPERNLAVIRDLKPDIIALQEVDFRFGARPEALPRRLIHEMTGLVPAEISRRSGENSLGWHGQTILMRPDLAEQAVIRRMPLPGLEPRGAVALRLPGLTVIGLHLGLVRTSRRAQLARISAQASRIAEDHIVMMGDFNEWRDDRGLESLAGFQVIAPGPSYPAPLPRLRLDRIAMSRNLELLDAGVFKGAGARDASDHLPIWAEIRLP; from the coding sequence TTGCTGAGACTGGCCAGCTATAATCTGCATAAATGCCGGGGTCTGACCGGTCCGCACGCGCCCGAGCGAAATCTGGCGGTGATCCGTGATCTGAAACCCGATATCATCGCCCTGCAGGAGGTCGATTTCCGTTTCGGGGCCCGGCCCGAGGCGCTGCCGCGCCGTCTGATCCACGAGATGACCGGGCTGGTGCCGGCCGAGATCAGCCGCCGAAGCGGTGAGAACTCGCTTGGCTGGCATGGGCAGACGATTCTGATGCGGCCGGATCTGGCCGAACAGGCGGTGATCCGGCGGATGCCCCTGCCGGGGCTGGAGCCGAGGGGCGCCGTGGCGCTGCGCCTGCCGGGCCTGACCGTGATCGGGCTGCATCTGGGGCTGGTGCGGACATCGCGCCGGGCGCAGCTGGCGCGGATCAGCGCGCAGGCCTCTCGCATCGCCGAGGACCATATCGTGATGATGGGCGATTTCAACGAATGGCGCGATGATCGCGGGCTGGAATCGCTGGCCGGCTTTCAGGTGATCGCGCCGGGGCCGTCCTATCCCGCGCCCCTGCCCCGGCTGCGTCTGGACCGCATCGCCATGAGCCGGAATCTGGAGCTGCTGGACGCCGGGGTCTTCAAGGGGGCGGGCGCGCGGGATGCCTCGGACCACCTGCCGATCTGGGCCGAGATCCGTCTGCCCTGA